In Levilactobacillus brevis, a single genomic region encodes these proteins:
- the rpsP gene encoding 30S ribosomal protein S16 — protein MSVKIRLKRMGSKKRPFYRIVVADSRSPRDGRFIEQVGTYNPVTQPASITLKEESIMNWLNNGAQPSDTVKTLLSNAGIMKQYHEAKYTKK, from the coding sequence ATGTCAGTTAAGATTCGTTTAAAGCGGATGGGCTCTAAGAAGCGTCCATTCTACCGGATTGTGGTTGCCGACTCACGGAGTCCTCGTGATGGCCGTTTCATCGAACAAGTCGGAACGTACAATCCAGTTACCCAACCTGCTTCAATTACGTTGAAGGAAGAATCTATCATGAACTGGTTGAACAACGGTGCTCAACCTTCAGATACGGTTAAGACTTTACTCTCCAACGCTGGTATCATGAAGCAATACCACGAAGCTAAATACACTAAAAAGTAG
- a CDS encoding KH domain-containing protein has translation MTDFKALILAIVSPLVEHPEALVITPAETDRFYEYRLTVHPDDIGRVIGKQGRVAQAIRTIVYSVRVQGNKRVRLIIDDRPTKTLE, from the coding sequence ATGACCGATTTTAAGGCATTAATTCTAGCAATTGTTAGCCCACTCGTGGAACATCCCGAAGCGTTGGTGATTACACCAGCGGAGACGGACCGGTTCTATGAATATCGGTTAACCGTTCATCCGGACGATATCGGGCGGGTGATCGGTAAACAAGGCCGCGTGGCGCAGGCGATTCGTACGATCGTCTACAGCGTTCGCGTTCAAGGCAATAAACGGGTACGACTCATCATTGATGACCGCCCGACAAAGACTCTCGAGTGA